One Deltaproteobacteria bacterium genomic window carries:
- a CDS encoding transporter substrate-binding domain-containing protein, translating to MERLKIYWLVALVAAVVVAGFGIGTVGAADHLSVIKQRGEIIVGTSADYPPYESVDKKGNFVGFDMDIIREVGKRMGLKVKIKDMGFDTLIAALQKKKIDLIIAAMQGTPERDEKVDFSIPYNFVKDAFITSTKADVKMTKALDAAGKKIGVQTGTIQETWIMNNLVKPGLTREDPWTTPDWIWPPAASTLCSFKASPPRTWWPKTKNSKSPS from the coding sequence GGCCGTTGTGGTGGCAGGATTCGGTATCGGCACCGTGGGTGCGGCCGATCATTTGAGTGTTATCAAACAGCGTGGCGAGATCATCGTAGGGACCTCCGCCGACTACCCCCCTTATGAGTCCGTAGACAAGAAAGGTAATTTCGTCGGGTTTGATATGGATATCATCCGCGAGGTCGGCAAGCGAATGGGCCTGAAGGTGAAGATCAAAGACATGGGTTTTGATACCCTTATCGCGGCCCTTCAAAAGAAAAAAATCGATCTCATCATCGCGGCAATGCAGGGAACGCCCGAGCGGGATGAAAAGGTGGATTTTTCGATTCCATATAATTTCGTAAAAGACGCCTTCATTACCTCCACTAAGGCCGATGTCAAAATGACCAAGGCCCTGGATGCCGCAGGCAAAAAAATCGGGGTTCAAACCGGAACGATCCAGGAAACCTGGATCATGAACAACCTGGTAAAACCGGGCCTGACCCGCGAAGACCCGTGGACAACGCCGGATTGGATTTGGCCGCCGGCCGCATCGACCTTGTGCTCATTCAAAGCAAGCCCGCCAAGGACTTGGTGGCCAAAAACAAAAAACTCAAAATCGCCCTCGTAA
- a CDS encoding transporter substrate-binding domain-containing protein gives MLIQSKPAKDLVAKNKKLKIALVTTETIKAGQCIALPEGETSLKAELDRIITQLKKEGWIKRKKAQWGID, from the coding sequence GTGCTCATTCAAAGCAAGCCCGCCAAGGACTTGGTGGCCAAAAACAAAAAACTCAAAATCGCCCTCGTAACTACTGAAACCATCAAGGCCGGACAGTGCATCGCGTTGCCTGAAGGGGAAACAAGCCTCAAGGCGGAACTGGACCGCATCATCACCCAGCTTAAAAAGGAGGGCTGGATAAAACGGAAAAAGGCCCAG